In one window of Gossypium hirsutum isolate 1008001.06 chromosome A01, Gossypium_hirsutum_v2.1, whole genome shotgun sequence DNA:
- the LOC107921484 gene encoding uncharacterized protein: MERIMDDLDFTSEQKLKEVVSLLRNEAYQWWLKVKDVTQPNRLTWDYFKTTFQSKYVGASYIDARRWEFLNFTQGDRTVAEYEAEFLRLSRYVRGMVATEYERCVRFEDGLRDSLRVLIAPERDRDFSALVEKEKIVEEKKARSDGPVRVGPPVTRTGVVFCGHCGRCHPSECWTTGAYLRCGSTEHRVRDCPLRTDQMQAMGTGSTNSYVASTVSETLGIPVESTFSEVTVRHPVRGSRIVFLADLMELPFGEFNLILGIDWLVKHRVSLDCATKRVALRTEEDSEVVVIGERRNYLTNVISALVVEKLVQKGCEAFLAYISVSDSRDSSVKDIRTVRDFLDVFPKELPGLPLSCEVDFGIELIPGTALRKFAKNSSQRATPWPAIYVAKLMASTLLNLAWGKSSKPSIMEGLICNLNKSSWASLQLK, encoded by the exons atggagaggatcatggatgatttGGATTTTACCTCTGAACAGAAACTGAAGGAGGTTGTTTCACTGCTTCGCAAtgaagcatatcagtggtggctgaaGGTTAAGGATGTCACTCAGCCCAACCGATTGACTTGGGATTACTTTAAGACGACTTTCCAAAGTAAGTATGTGGGGGCCAGTTACATTGACGCGAGGAGATGGGAGTTCCTTAATTTCACCCAGGGAGACCGtacagtggccgagtatgaggccgaatttCTAAGATTGAGTCGGTATGTGCGAGGTATGGTGGCGACCGAGTATGAGCGTTGTGTACgctttgaggatggtctcaggGACAGTTTgcgagttctgatagctccagAGAGGGATCGTGATTTTTCTGCTTTAGTTGAGAAGGAGAAGATTGTCGAGGAG aaaaaggccagatctgatgggccagttagagttggGCCTCCTGTTACACGTACTGGGGTGGTGTTTTGTGGGCACTGTGGTAGATGCCATCCGAGCGAATGTTGGACTACTGGGGCTTATTTAAGATGTGGCTCTACGGAGCATCGTGTTAGAGATTGTCCGCTGAGAACTGATCAGATGCAAGCCATGGGTACTG GTTCTACAAACTCGTACGTAGCTAGTACTGTGTCTGAAACCTTGGGGATTCCGGTTGAGAGTACTTTTAGTGAGGTAACTGTG AGGCATCCCGTTAGAGGTTCAAGGATAGTATTTCTTGCTGATTTGATGGAGCTTCCATTTGGGGAGTTCAACTTGATTTTGGGCATAGACTGGCTGGTTAAACATCGGGTGAGTCTGGATTGTGCGACGAAAAGGGTTGCCTTGAGGACCGAGGAGGACAGTGAGGTAGTGGTGATTGGGGAACGACGTAACTACCTGACTAATGTGATCTCAGCTTTGGTAGTGGAAAAGTTGGTTCAGAAAggatgtgaggcattcttggcctacATCAGTGTGTCTGATTCTAGGGACTCTTCGGTTAAGGACATTAGAACCGTGAGGGACTTTCTAGATGTATTTCCTAAGGAACTACCGGGGTTGCCTCTGAGCTGTGAGGTAGATTTTGGGATTGAGTTGATTCctggtacagctctg cgaaaatttgctaaaaatagcagccaaagagccactCCTTGGCCAGccatctatgtggcaaagttgatggcttcaactttgctaaatttggCTTGGGGAAAATCTTCAAAGCCATCAATTATGGAGGGGCTGAtttgcaatttgaacaagtcttcatgGGCTTCTTtgcagcttaaataa